A stretch of Gemmatimonas aurantiaca T-27 DNA encodes these proteins:
- a CDS encoding aspartate aminotransferase family protein, which produces MTSTMPSPASATALTPTSSAAEPTTLPAILGTYKRQAPLFVRGEGVHMIDESGKRYLDFVAGIAVSSLGHADAGVMQAMQEAMATGLIHTSNLYRTAPGEALASWLVAHSFASSVFFSNSGAEANEGAFKFARRWAKSTGHQAKHEIIALRGSFHGRMPGTLAATDRPAYRLPFRPLMGGVTIVERNLEELRAVLDPETAAAVIVEPIQGEGGVRIVEPEFLRGLRELTRERNVLLILDEIQCGLGRTGSFFAYEQLGFEPDMLTIAKPLANGLPMGAILVNDTVARVMQPGDHGTTFGGGPLLAHVAHHVVQRLADPALLQHVRETGAWFGEQLQAIADRTGAVRAIRGTGLMWGMDVHEPAAAIIARAFDQGLLLVSAGEHTLRFLPPLVISREELAKGLAILEGAIKA; this is translated from the coding sequence ATGACTTCGACGATGCCCTCGCCTGCTTCCGCCACTGCCCTGACGCCGACGTCGTCGGCTGCGGAACCGACGACGCTGCCCGCCATTCTGGGCACGTACAAGCGACAGGCGCCGCTCTTTGTCCGAGGTGAAGGCGTCCACATGATCGACGAGTCGGGGAAGCGCTATCTCGACTTTGTCGCCGGTATCGCGGTGTCATCGCTCGGCCACGCGGATGCAGGCGTGATGCAGGCCATGCAGGAAGCCATGGCCACGGGACTCATTCACACGTCCAACCTGTATCGCACGGCGCCGGGTGAGGCGCTCGCGTCGTGGCTGGTGGCGCATTCGTTTGCGAGCAGTGTGTTTTTCTCCAACTCGGGCGCCGAGGCCAACGAGGGGGCGTTCAAGTTTGCGCGCCGGTGGGCCAAGAGCACGGGACATCAGGCCAAGCACGAGATCATCGCGCTACGTGGTTCCTTCCATGGCCGTATGCCCGGCACGCTGGCGGCCACCGATCGGCCGGCGTATCGCCTGCCGTTCCGTCCGCTCATGGGCGGGGTGACCATTGTGGAACGCAATCTCGAGGAGCTGCGCGCCGTGCTCGATCCGGAAACGGCGGCCGCGGTGATCGTCGAGCCAATTCAGGGCGAAGGCGGGGTGCGCATCGTGGAGCCGGAGTTCCTGCGCGGACTGCGTGAGCTCACGCGTGAGCGCAATGTTCTCCTCATCCTCGACGAGATCCAGTGTGGCCTCGGCCGCACGGGTTCGTTCTTCGCCTACGAGCAGTTGGGCTTCGAACCGGACATGCTCACCATCGCGAAGCCGCTGGCCAATGGTTTGCCGATGGGTGCCATTCTGGTCAACGATACGGTGGCCCGTGTGATGCAGCCCGGTGATCACGGCACCACGTTTGGTGGCGGTCCGCTGCTGGCCCATGTGGCGCATCATGTCGTACAGCGTCTGGCTGATCCGGCGTTGCTGCAGCATGTGCGGGAAACGGGCGCCTGGTTCGGTGAGCAGTTGCAGGCGATCGCTGATCGTACGGGAGCGGTGCGTGCCATCCGTGGCACCGGTCTCATGTGGGGCATGGACGTGCACGAACCTGCCGCGGCCATCATCGCCCGGGCATTCGATCAGGGACTGCTGCTGGTGAGCGCCGGCGAGCATACGCTGCGCTTTCTGCCGCCGCTGGTGATCAGCCGCGAGGAGCTGGCCAAGGGGCTCGCCATTCTCGAAGGCGCGATCAAGGCGTAA
- a CDS encoding FMN-binding negative transcriptional regulator — protein sequence MYIPASYRETDRTVLLDFLAAHPLGVLVSGTSGGERGLYATHLPLHVDRERGVLQGHLARANPHVGHLAALASGERVLAIFSGADAYITPTWYPSKQEHGKVVPTWNFSAVHVHGAVTLHDDPSFLLAHLHRLTDTHEATQPKAWAVDDAPADFIAQQMRAIVGIEIAIDVLEGKFKMSQNRSHADIDGVIAGLGASGAAPDVVADMIARKPVR from the coding sequence ATGTACATCCCAGCGTCCTACCGGGAGACGGATCGCACCGTGCTCCTCGATTTCCTCGCGGCACATCCCCTCGGCGTGCTCGTATCGGGCACGTCGGGTGGTGAACGCGGACTGTACGCGACGCACCTGCCGTTGCACGTCGACCGTGAGCGGGGCGTACTGCAGGGACATCTCGCGCGCGCCAATCCGCACGTCGGTCACCTGGCGGCGCTGGCCAGCGGGGAACGGGTCCTCGCGATCTTCAGCGGCGCCGATGCCTACATCACGCCGACGTGGTACCCGAGCAAGCAGGAGCACGGCAAGGTCGTTCCCACCTGGAATTTCAGTGCCGTGCATGTGCATGGCGCGGTCACGCTGCACGACGATCCGTCCTTCCTCCTGGCGCACCTGCATCGTCTCACCGACACACACGAAGCCACGCAGCCCAAGGCGTGGGCGGTCGATGACGCACCGGCGGATTTCATTGCGCAGCAGATGCGCGCCATCGTCGGTATCGAGATCGCGATCGACGTGCTGGAAGGAAAATTCAAGATGAGCCAAAACCGTTCACACGCCGACATCGACGGCGTGATTGCCGGACTCGGCGCGAGCGGCGCGGCACCGGATGTGGTCGCGGACATGATCGCGAGAAAGCCGGTGCGCTGA
- a CDS encoding alkaline phosphatase family protein, whose translation MRTLRRLLMHANMVSAATTAAVVTAAVSAALPSALAAQTKPTLVVQITVDQLRPDYLDRFRPQFTGGFARLLKQGAFFTQAFHDHAVTETAPGHATLWSGRFPAHTGVVLNEIGVADPQAPLLFGRGGGASPYRFRGSAFFDWVRTRDQFSRALSVSRKDRGAILPLGRAKQQVYWYSLDGGFTTSRYYADTLPSWVQRFNARDVTAKYLGTEWNLLLPASEYTEKDSVPIEHGGRDFTFPHKLSADRRQGTFQFTDYPWMDEITVDMALEGLQALDLGKGTSTDVLSVSLSTVDAIGHAYGPASLELHDQILRTDRALGRLIDSLYKLRDSSRIVFALSADHGVTPYPELAFPGADPNRGRVDIRPVMDAARSALAARGIEGDALLMQSGIIMLDRPRLIAKKVNADSVVTSLRAALIKLPGMLRVDRVNTLATAAAKGDKIARRWNQSIPKDLQAELTLTFKEGYYWVTTRYATHGSPYDLDAHIPILFMGPMVKPGRYTQPIRSVDIAPTLAEIVGVEPIEPIDGKVLRMILPASTGK comes from the coding sequence ATGCGCACTCTTCGTCGTCTCCTCATGCATGCGAACATGGTGAGTGCGGCCACGACCGCTGCCGTTGTCACGGCGGCCGTCTCTGCCGCACTGCCGTCTGCTCTCGCTGCCCAGACCAAGCCGACGCTGGTCGTTCAGATCACCGTCGACCAGCTGCGTCCCGACTATCTCGACCGGTTTCGGCCGCAGTTCACAGGGGGATTTGCGCGCCTGCTCAAGCAGGGCGCGTTCTTCACCCAGGCCTTCCACGACCACGCGGTCACGGAAACGGCACCAGGCCATGCCACGCTCTGGTCCGGACGGTTTCCGGCACACACCGGCGTGGTGCTCAACGAAATCGGCGTCGCCGACCCGCAGGCGCCCTTGCTGTTCGGACGTGGCGGTGGAGCATCGCCGTACCGATTCCGCGGTTCGGCGTTCTTCGACTGGGTGCGCACGCGTGATCAGTTCTCCCGCGCGCTGTCGGTGTCGCGCAAAGACCGCGGCGCCATTCTGCCGCTGGGTCGCGCCAAGCAACAGGTGTACTGGTACTCGCTCGACGGTGGCTTCACGACCAGCCGCTACTACGCGGACACATTGCCGAGCTGGGTGCAGCGCTTCAATGCGCGCGATGTGACCGCCAAGTACCTCGGCACCGAATGGAACCTGCTCCTGCCGGCGTCCGAGTACACCGAGAAAGACTCGGTGCCCATCGAACACGGTGGACGTGATTTCACGTTCCCGCACAAGCTGTCGGCCGACCGTCGTCAGGGCACGTTCCAGTTCACGGACTATCCGTGGATGGATGAGATCACGGTGGACATGGCGCTCGAAGGGCTGCAGGCGCTCGATCTCGGCAAGGGTACCAGCACCGATGTGCTCTCGGTGTCCCTGTCGACGGTGGATGCGATTGGCCATGCGTACGGCCCCGCGTCGCTCGAATTGCACGACCAGATCCTGCGTACCGACCGCGCGCTGGGTCGCCTGATCGATTCGCTGTACAAACTGCGCGACTCCAGCCGCATCGTCTTTGCCCTCAGTGCCGATCATGGCGTCACGCCATATCCTGAACTGGCATTCCCGGGCGCCGATCCGAATCGTGGCCGGGTGGACATCCGTCCGGTGATGGATGCCGCGCGGAGTGCGTTGGCGGCCCGCGGTATCGAAGGTGATGCGCTGCTCATGCAGTCCGGCATCATCATGCTCGACCGGCCGCGCCTGATCGCCAAGAAGGTGAACGCCGATTCCGTGGTGACCTCCCTGCGTGCGGCGCTCATCAAGCTGCCGGGCATGCTGCGTGTGGACCGTGTGAACACGCTGGCCACGGCGGCGGCCAAAGGCGACAAGATCGCGCGTCGCTGGAACCAGTCCATTCCCAAGGACCTCCAGGCCGAACTCACGCTGACCTTCAAGGAAGGTTACTACTGGGTCACCACGCGGTACGCGACGCACGGATCACCGTACGATCTCGACGCGCATATCCCCATCCTGTTCATGGGGCCGATGGTGAAGCCGGGCCGCTATACGCAGCCCATCCGTTCGGTGGATATTGCGCCCACGCTGGCCGAGATCGTGGGCGTCGAGCCCATCGAACCGATCGACGGCAAGGTGCTGCGCATGATCCTCCCGGCGTCCACCGGCAAATAA
- a CDS encoding M20/M25/M40 family metallo-hydrolase produces the protein MFVSHPSRLLSAAMSAVLSGSVLAAPSVMHAQAGALPTIPGYAPATAAAQRQLEQQAIAGPLATRARTHSSSLSREPHVAGTAAQERTRDYVIAQMKAMGLETEIRTYDVWLPHATSVKITRLGRDTVSLDLAEPPIASDPATQLPQYLTANGSTGEGVGQGELVFVNFGLIEDYATLDSMGVSVKGKVVLARYGRSFRGIKAREAEKRGAVAVLIYTDPLDDGFVQGDIYPDGPMRPLRGVQRGSVFNGTGDPLTPGYASKPGAPRLKPEDTPLTKLPVVPISAYNAEQLLSQVRGTDIPRNWQGGMGLRYHVGPGPVQVKVEVVTDAATKGTKQIHNTLGYLRGSEYPDQYIYIGAHRDSWGPGAADNISGTVSVLEAANALSDMAKKGLRPKRTIVFATWDAEEWGLVGSTEYVEDDSLRLKKGAVAYLNQDVSAQGSQFGGGGSPSMRAILRDIVKSVPDPKGRGSVYQAWRLTSGTRVDSLEPGMGDPGGGSDFAGFYNHFGIPTADWGFGGPAGTYHSAYDTFAWMERFGDPGFLYHAAAGRIGAAMALRLANAEVLPYDYAEFARTMLRYIAPVERGMTQKGWSTAQVATLTAAINKLNQAANEFATARDATLAKGVAKEQKEAANAALLSVERGFARDAGLKSRPWYRTLIYAADVDNGYSSMVFPGVNEAIRYGTEAETNAEIADLVKRFDAASAAMLRARTALTTAPSAPTRR, from the coding sequence GTGTTTGTCTCCCACCCCTCCCGCCTGCTGAGTGCGGCCATGTCGGCCGTGCTTTCGGGGTCGGTTCTCGCCGCGCCGTCTGTGATGCATGCCCAGGCGGGGGCATTGCCCACCATTCCGGGATATGCACCGGCGACGGCCGCCGCTCAGCGCCAGTTGGAGCAACAGGCGATCGCCGGACCGCTGGCGACACGCGCCCGCACGCATTCGTCCTCGCTGTCGCGCGAGCCGCATGTGGCGGGCACGGCGGCGCAGGAGCGCACACGCGACTACGTCATCGCGCAAATGAAGGCGATGGGGCTCGAGACGGAGATCCGCACGTACGACGTGTGGTTGCCGCACGCGACGAGTGTGAAGATCACCCGTCTGGGGCGCGATACGGTGTCGCTCGATCTGGCCGAGCCGCCGATCGCGAGTGATCCGGCCACGCAGTTGCCGCAGTATCTCACGGCCAACGGCTCCACCGGTGAAGGCGTCGGACAGGGTGAGCTGGTGTTCGTGAACTTCGGACTCATCGAAGACTACGCCACGCTCGATTCGATGGGTGTGTCGGTGAAGGGCAAGGTGGTGTTGGCGCGCTACGGCCGTTCGTTCCGCGGCATCAAGGCGCGTGAAGCGGAGAAGCGCGGGGCGGTGGCGGTGCTCATCTACACTGACCCGCTCGACGACGGATTTGTGCAGGGCGACATCTATCCCGACGGTCCGATGCGCCCGTTGCGTGGCGTACAGCGTGGTAGCGTGTTCAATGGCACGGGCGATCCACTCACACCGGGATATGCCAGCAAGCCGGGTGCGCCGCGGCTCAAGCCGGAAGACACACCGCTGACCAAGCTGCCCGTGGTGCCCATCAGCGCGTACAATGCCGAGCAGTTGTTGTCGCAGGTGCGGGGCACGGATATCCCGCGCAACTGGCAGGGTGGCATGGGGCTGCGGTACCACGTGGGCCCCGGCCCGGTGCAGGTGAAGGTGGAAGTGGTCACCGATGCAGCCACCAAGGGCACCAAGCAGATCCACAACACACTCGGCTATCTGCGTGGCAGCGAGTATCCCGACCAGTACATCTATATCGGGGCACATCGTGATTCGTGGGGACCGGGTGCGGCTGACAATATCAGCGGCACGGTGAGTGTGCTCGAAGCAGCCAATGCCTTGTCGGATATGGCAAAGAAGGGGCTGCGTCCCAAGCGCACCATCGTGTTCGCCACGTGGGACGCCGAGGAGTGGGGGCTGGTGGGCAGCACGGAGTACGTGGAAGACGATTCGCTGCGCCTCAAGAAGGGCGCCGTGGCCTATCTCAATCAGGACGTGTCGGCACAGGGCTCGCAGTTCGGTGGTGGCGGTTCGCCCTCGATGCGCGCCATTCTGCGGGACATTGTGAAGAGTGTGCCGGATCCGAAGGGGCGCGGCTCCGTGTATCAGGCCTGGCGTCTCACGTCGGGCACGCGCGTTGATTCGCTGGAGCCGGGCATGGGCGATCCGGGCGGTGGCAGCGACTTTGCCGGGTTCTACAATCACTTCGGCATCCCCACCGCAGACTGGGGCTTTGGTGGTCCGGCCGGCACGTATCACTCCGCATACGACACGTTCGCGTGGATGGAACGGTTCGGTGATCCGGGCTTTCTGTATCACGCGGCCGCCGGCCGTATCGGTGCGGCGATGGCGTTGCGTTTGGCCAATGCCGAAGTGTTGCCGTACGACTACGCCGAGTTCGCGCGTACGATGCTGCGCTACATCGCGCCGGTGGAGCGGGGCATGACGCAGAAGGGATGGAGCACCGCGCAGGTGGCGACGCTCACGGCCGCCATCAACAAGCTCAATCAGGCGGCCAATGAGTTTGCCACGGCGCGTGACGCGACGTTGGCCAAGGGTGTTGCCAAAGAGCAGAAGGAGGCCGCCAACGCGGCGTTGTTGTCGGTGGAACGTGGCTTCGCGCGGGATGCGGGGCTCAAGAGTCGGCCGTGGTACCGCACGCTCATCTATGCGGCAGACGTGGACAACGGCTATTCGTCGATGGTGTTCCCGGGTGTGAACGAAGCGATCCGATACGGCACCGAGGCGGAAACCAACGCCGAGATCGCGGATCTCGTAAAGCGTTTCGATGCCGCGTCGGCGGCCATGCTCCGTGCCCGCACGGCGCTTACTACGGCTCCCAGCGCGCCGACACGTCGCTGA
- a CDS encoding rhodanese-like domain-containing protein, with amino-acid sequence MAVEYLSPAEVVARLNGDTQLQIIDVREPWEYGIAHIEPSELIPLSELPGRVQSLDPERPYALLCHHGMRSEMAANWLVQQGFQQLINIEGGIDAWSHQVDPDIPRY; translated from the coding sequence ATGGCTGTCGAGTATCTGTCTCCCGCCGAAGTTGTGGCACGACTCAATGGGGACACGCAGTTGCAGATCATCGATGTGCGCGAACCGTGGGAGTACGGTATCGCGCACATCGAACCGAGCGAGTTGATCCCGCTGTCGGAGCTGCCGGGTCGTGTGCAGTCGCTCGACCCGGAGCGCCCGTATGCGCTGCTCTGTCACCACGGCATGCGCAGCGAAATGGCTGCCAACTGGTTGGTGCAGCAGGGGTTTCAACAGCTCATCAACATCGAAGGCGGTATCGATGCCTGGAGTCATCAGGTGGACCCCGACATTCCCCGCTACTGA
- a CDS encoding alpha/beta hydrolase, which produces MFNLSARRAAIGARFEQADEARRPRDAQGIVRGAEPFLLRGTNDRAVLVLHGFNDTPQSMRHLAMRINDDGYTVDVPRLPGHGGSLAELARDGHAVNWRRAVREAYDALRRTHSVVHLCGQSMGGALATLEAHDHAEVRALVLLAPYLGMPFDMRWQTYAAALLAPFTLYHRSKGAERSIHDPAARAKALGPGIVTPGALAGLRTVALAAHDALPTLTVPTLYLQSREDNRIAAADAERYFVRIGSAIKKQQWLTGCGHIISADYCRDTVADAAIAWFRRFEGTA; this is translated from the coding sequence ATGTTTAACCTGAGCGCCCGACGGGCTGCAATCGGCGCGCGCTTCGAGCAAGCCGACGAGGCTCGGCGCCCGCGTGATGCTCAGGGCATCGTGCGTGGTGCGGAGCCTTTCCTGTTGCGGGGCACCAATGACCGCGCGGTACTGGTGTTGCACGGATTCAATGACACGCCACAGTCGATGCGTCATCTGGCGATGCGCATCAATGACGACGGCTACACGGTGGACGTACCGCGGCTGCCGGGCCATGGTGGATCGTTGGCCGAACTGGCACGCGACGGCCATGCCGTGAACTGGCGTCGTGCGGTCCGCGAGGCATACGACGCCCTGCGACGGACGCACAGTGTCGTGCATCTCTGTGGACAGAGCATGGGTGGTGCACTGGCCACGCTCGAAGCCCATGACCACGCGGAGGTTCGTGCGCTGGTATTGCTGGCACCGTACCTCGGCATGCCGTTCGATATGCGCTGGCAGACGTATGCCGCGGCGCTGTTGGCGCCGTTTACGCTGTATCACCGCAGCAAGGGAGCCGAGCGCTCCATTCACGACCCGGCGGCCCGCGCCAAGGCGTTGGGCCCGGGTATCGTCACGCCTGGAGCGCTGGCCGGTCTTCGCACGGTCGCACTGGCGGCGCATGACGCGTTGCCCACGCTGACGGTGCCCACGCTGTATCTGCAATCACGCGAGGACAATCGCATCGCCGCGGCCGATGCGGAGCGCTATTTCGTGCGCATTGGCAGTGCGATCAAGAAACAGCAGTGGTTGACCGGTTGTGGCCACATCATTTCAGCAGACTACTGCCGGGATACGGTCGCCGATGCCGCCATTGCCTGGTTCCGGCGATTTGAGGGGACGGCGTGA
- a CDS encoding acyl-CoA desaturase, whose product MPEFGSWGTDWWKPVVFILVAGHLTNICVTLFLHRSQTHRGVQFHGLVELPMRVWLWLTTAIRTKEWVACHRKHHAFADREGDPHSPVVEGLRNILLKGAFFYRKAVRQPGVLEKYGKGTPEDWIERHLLDKRSSVGILVMLAIDIWLFGWFTGPVVWAVQMIWIPFWAAGVINGIGHALGYRNHDVKDESRNISPIGIIIAGEELHNNHHADPHSAKFAHRWFEFDIGWMYITLLSFFGLAQVKYARQGTHVRISE is encoded by the coding sequence ATGCCCGAGTTCGGAAGCTGGGGGACCGATTGGTGGAAGCCGGTCGTCTTCATCCTTGTTGCCGGTCATCTCACCAACATCTGCGTCACCTTGTTCCTGCACCGCTCGCAGACCCATCGCGGGGTGCAGTTCCATGGGTTGGTCGAACTGCCGATGCGTGTCTGGCTGTGGCTGACGACAGCGATCCGGACCAAGGAGTGGGTGGCCTGTCATCGGAAGCATCATGCGTTTGCCGACCGGGAAGGCGATCCGCATAGCCCGGTGGTGGAAGGACTGCGCAATATTCTGCTCAAGGGCGCGTTCTTCTATCGCAAGGCGGTACGTCAGCCGGGAGTGCTCGAGAAGTACGGCAAGGGCACGCCTGAGGATTGGATCGAACGGCACCTGCTCGACAAGCGTTCCAGTGTCGGCATTCTGGTCATGCTGGCCATCGACATCTGGCTGTTCGGCTGGTTCACCGGCCCCGTCGTCTGGGCCGTGCAGATGATCTGGATCCCGTTCTGGGCTGCGGGCGTCATCAACGGCATCGGCCACGCGCTGGGCTACCGCAATCACGACGTGAAGGACGAAAGCCGCAACATCTCCCCGATCGGCATCATCATTGCCGGTGAGGAGTTGCACAACAACCACCACGCCGATCCGCACTCGGCCAAGTTCGCGCACCGCTGGTTCGAATTCGACATCGGCTGGATGTACATCACGCTGCTGTCGTTCTTCGGTCTCGCGCAGGTGAAGTACGCGCGGCAGGGCACCCACGTGCGGATCTCGGAGTAA
- a CDS encoding oxidative damage protection protein: protein MADISCTRCGQTREGFERPPFPGAIGARIVGEICKDCWGQWLKQQTMLINHYGLNVMDPQARTFLTRNMDAFLFKAGQNEDVDTSKQGTINW from the coding sequence ATGGCCGACATCTCCTGCACTCGTTGCGGACAGACCCGTGAAGGGTTCGAACGTCCGCCGTTCCCCGGCGCCATCGGCGCCCGCATCGTTGGAGAGATCTGCAAGGATTGTTGGGGCCAGTGGCTCAAGCAGCAAACCATGTTGATCAATCACTACGGCCTGAACGTGATGGACCCGCAGGCGCGCACCTTTCTGACGCGCAACATGGACGCCTTTCTGTTCAAGGCGGGTCAGAACGAGGACGTGGATACCAGCAAGCAGGGAACGATCAACTGGTAA
- a CDS encoding MarR family winged helix-turn-helix transcriptional regulator, with protein sequence MATITQPISDHSALRHPEAHEPDVDETTLSALRLWVIMNRAQSAVTAHAAAHVARHGLTLAEFGILEALYHRGPMLLGEVQKRILVSSGGITFLVDRLTAKGLVERRTCDSDRRARYAALTERGREQVVEMFPTHAQELARVMSGISIEDQKVATEILKAMGRAAAQMAPPEDLR encoded by the coding sequence ATGGCAACCATTACTCAACCAATCAGCGATCACTCGGCTCTGCGGCATCCTGAAGCGCATGAGCCCGACGTCGACGAAACCACGCTGTCGGCGCTGCGGCTGTGGGTGATCATGAATCGCGCCCAATCAGCAGTGACTGCCCATGCTGCTGCGCACGTCGCCCGTCATGGGTTGACGCTTGCTGAATTCGGCATTCTCGAAGCGCTGTATCATCGTGGTCCCATGCTGCTGGGCGAAGTCCAGAAGCGCATTCTCGTCTCGAGTGGTGGCATCACCTTTCTCGTGGACCGATTGACGGCCAAGGGCTTGGTGGAGCGTCGCACCTGCGACAGTGACCGCCGTGCGCGCTATGCCGCGCTGACGGAGCGCGGACGCGAGCAGGTGGTGGAGATGTTTCCCACGCACGCGCAGGAGCTCGCGCGGGTGATGAGTGGCATTTCGATCGAAGACCAGAAGGTCGCGACGGAAATCCTGAAGGCGATGGGCAGGGCCGCCGCACAGATGGCCCCGCCAGAAGACCTGCGCTGA
- a CDS encoding YceI family protein, which translates to MQWAFDPAHSQIQFAVKHMGISTVRGTFDQFTGTIDEENGVVKSVTVEVDVASLNTSNSQRDEHLRSADFFDVGNHPKATFTLTSFDRSGDDVTASGDLTLRGVTKSVTLKGEIGGPAKDPWGNQKVSAELETKISRKEWGLVWNVALEAGGVLVSDEVKLRIDVQAAPAA; encoded by the coding sequence ATGCAGTGGGCATTTGATCCAGCGCACAGTCAGATCCAGTTCGCCGTGAAGCACATGGGCATTTCCACGGTCCGTGGCACCTTCGACCAGTTCACGGGAACGATCGACGAGGAGAATGGCGTCGTAAAGAGCGTGACGGTGGAAGTCGATGTGGCCTCGCTCAATACGTCGAACAGCCAGCGCGACGAGCACCTGCGTAGCGCGGACTTCTTCGACGTGGGCAATCACCCCAAGGCCACCTTCACGCTGACCTCGTTCGATCGCAGCGGCGATGACGTGACGGCATCCGGTGACCTGACGCTTCGTGGCGTCACCAAGTCCGTAACGCTCAAGGGCGAAATTGGTGGTCCGGCCAAGGATCCGTGGGGCAATCAGAAGGTGTCGGCCGAGCTCGAGACGAAGATCTCGCGCAAGGAGTGGGGCCTGGTCTGGAACGTGGCGCTCGAAGCCGGTGGTGTGCTCGTCAGCGATGAAGTGAAGCTGCGCATCGACGTGCAGGCCGCACCCGCCGCCTGA
- a CDS encoding PD40 domain-containing protein, producing the protein MSISPRLPAHTAIASAIVLLSAACSSPDSAARDTAATAATADSGALNIAVTADSGEAHLTNIRQITNGGENAEAYFSQDGQWLTFQSTRDGRACDQQYVMRVDGTGLTKVSVGGKTTCGWFLPGGNKLFFASTHAADSACPPRPDPSKGYVWGIDKYDIYTADRDGQNLTRLTNYGVYTAEGVLSPDGKRIVFTSLKDGDLDIYTMNVDGTDVKRLTTTPGYDGGPWWSPDGTKIVYRAWHYDNDTDLKAYQELLKQNMIRPNKMELFVMNADGSDQRQITKLGGANFGPSWTPDGQRVIFSSNHKNPRSRNFDLYIVGLDGNNLEQVTTNGEFDGFPMFSPDGTKLIWASNRGAAKEGDTNLFIAEWKN; encoded by the coding sequence ATGTCTATTTCTCCCCGCCTCCCGGCGCACACCGCGATCGCCTCTGCCATCGTGCTGTTGTCCGCCGCCTGCAGCAGCCCTGATTCGGCTGCCAGGGACACCGCGGCTACCGCCGCCACCGCCGATTCCGGCGCGCTGAACATCGCCGTGACAGCCGATTCTGGTGAAGCGCACCTCACCAACATCCGGCAGATCACCAACGGCGGTGAAAACGCCGAAGCCTATTTCAGCCAGGATGGGCAGTGGCTGACATTCCAGTCCACGCGTGACGGTCGGGCCTGCGACCAGCAGTATGTCATGCGGGTCGATGGCACCGGGCTCACCAAGGTGTCGGTGGGTGGCAAGACCACCTGCGGCTGGTTCCTGCCCGGTGGCAACAAGCTGTTCTTCGCCTCCACGCATGCGGCCGACAGCGCCTGCCCGCCGCGCCCGGATCCGTCGAAGGGGTACGTGTGGGGCATCGACAAGTACGACATCTACACGGCCGATCGTGATGGTCAGAACCTCACGCGCCTGACCAACTACGGCGTGTATACGGCCGAAGGCGTGCTCTCGCCCGATGGCAAGCGCATCGTGTTCACGTCGCTCAAGGACGGAGATCTCGACATCTACACCATGAATGTCGATGGCACCGATGTGAAGCGCCTCACCACCACGCCGGGCTACGACGGCGGTCCGTGGTGGTCACCCGATGGCACGAAGATCGTGTATCGCGCCTGGCACTACGACAACGACACGGATCTCAAGGCGTATCAGGAGCTGCTCAAGCAGAACATGATCCGCCCGAACAAGATGGAGCTGTTCGTCATGAACGCCGACGGCAGCGATCAGCGGCAGATCACCAAGCTGGGCGGCGCGAACTTCGGCCCATCATGGACCCCAGACGGGCAGCGCGTGATTTTTTCGTCGAATCACAAGAATCCGCGCAGCCGCAACTTCGATCTCTACATTGTGGGCCTCGACGGCAACAACCTCGAGCAGGTCACCACCAATGGCGAGTTCGATGGCTTCCCGATGTTCAGCCCCGATGGCACGAAGCTGATCTGGGCATCGAACCGCGGCGCAGCCAAGGAAGGTGACACGAACCTGTTCATCGCCGAGTGGAAGAACTGA